The window CTTTTATGTTTAGATAATTTAGGATGttatatacacaaaaatatattatgaataataattaatgaCATTAGCTCCTttatattcaaaattattaaaatattagaaagaaaatatttttttaaaaagcaatATCTAATGTTTATAATAAGTTAATTTCATTCTTTTGAAGAATATTCTGAAGAAAATAcgatatttatttattattttataaaaaacatttatatagTAAAagtatattaataaaaatgtaatcttatcaatataattaatataataatgttcattttttcaatgaaaaatttgttacaTATTTCAGTTTTGTCCATAGATCTTTtacttaaatttttacaattaccGTTATATATGTTCCTAAATCctatcataatttttatgtgctaattataatatatctGTGTAtcaaaaagtataaaattgAATTGTATGTTTAACGTTTTAGTTTGTGTTTGCACTTATGTAAAATCATTAGTTACAAcatcattattaaaatatattcatctGCTTAATGAAGTTATAATATTAGATAATATTGaatgaataataatttcATTCAGCATTATTAATTGTTTTTACGAATACTgcgtaaaattttatatatgatttatatagttacaaatatttgttaaataatAACTTAtcgtaaaatattataatttataccTAATAAGactttttttcgattttatTTGTCTTAAAAtcttaatttatatatatatgaactacacgaaattaatttaataatatagtTAATTTCATTTCCTAAGAACGATTTATTTGTTAATGATCactataaatataaattttaagacatatatatatgtttatatgctttaattataatacctcatattatatatctaaaattataataaaccGTTTCCTAAACATGCCTTCACAACACGGAGATGAATTTTTGTCTAgtttggaagaaaaagtatatttgattatattattaacatacttatatatttattgaatattccataaaaacataaaaggaatATTAAGACGTTTTTCTAATGTTTCACAAAACTGTTATacaaatattaattaattgttcatttttagtacaattttttgtattatctAAGCTTAAGTGATCATTATTCATACTTTTCCTTATCTGATGTGGAACATATTTTCACAAATCAAATATGCTCACATTTAAAACAAGAAAACGATCttaatatttgtaataatcATTCTCTTTGCATAAGTACTGACATTGCACTTAAGGAATTAGACAAAAGGATGTTAAGAGATAATACAGTAAATGCTACTAAGTGGTGCCAATATTTAAGCTATTGGATATATGATAATATAGTAAAAAGCAATaattgtgataaaaatgaattatatataatcataGAAGTATTAAGAAGTTATTATCTTACTATTAGTAATAACTGTTATATAACTAATTTTAAATTGATcaggaaaaatttattaacaagaaaaaacTATATTAACTTGGTGAAATATTGCATTTAATTGAAGAAGAATATGATATTATCattgatgtaaaaaaa is drawn from Plasmodium cynomolgi strain B DNA, scaffold: 0110, whole genome shotgun sequence and contains these coding sequences:
- a CDS encoding hypothetical protein (putative), encoding YNFLYYLSLSDHYSYFSLSDVEHIFTNQICSHLKQENDLNICNNHSLCISTDIALKELDKRMLRDNTVNATKWCQYLSYWIYDNIVKSNNCDKNELYIIIEVLRSYYLTISNNCYITNFKLIRKNLLTRKNYINLVKYCI